Proteins encoded by one window of Actinocorallia herbida:
- a CDS encoding YccF domain-containing protein, with the protein MRTLLNIIWLVLCGFWMALGYFVAGLICFILIITIPFGVAAWRIGVFALWPFGKKITQKESAGVGSAIGNVIWIIVAGIWLAIGHLMTGIALCITIIGIPLGIANFKLIPVSLTPLGREIVSADDPRVPGQGF; encoded by the coding sequence ATGCGAACTCTGCTGAACATCATCTGGCTCGTCCTGTGTGGGTTCTGGATGGCGCTCGGCTACTTCGTGGCCGGGCTCATCTGCTTCATCCTGATCATCACGATCCCGTTCGGGGTCGCCGCTTGGCGCATCGGCGTCTTCGCACTCTGGCCTTTCGGCAAGAAGATCACCCAGAAGGAGTCGGCCGGGGTCGGGTCCGCGATCGGCAACGTCATCTGGATCATCGTGGCCGGAATCTGGCTGGCGATCGGGCACCTCATGACCGGTATCGCCCTCTGCATCACGATCATCGGCATCCCGTTGGGCATCGCGAACTTCAAGCTGATCCCCGTCTCCCTCACCCCGCTGGGCCGGGAGATCGTCTCCGCCGACGACCCACGGGTTCCCGGCCAGGGTTTCTGA